The segment ACTTCCTAAAGCAGGATGTTGTATCAGCAGAAGATATATGGATAAGTGCAGTTATGTATATTCTCACATCATTTGTATCACACTAAGGGAAACTAACAGTCCCTTTTAAAAAAGCGAGGCATTTTAAGACAACATTCCTAGGGCTCCATCACATCATTTCCATATTGCACAGATTACATTCCTGGTTCCTCTGTTGAGCTTCCATAATCTGTTCCTCCACATAGCAATTTTTGCTTTGTCAGCTCAATTTTTGACACCTGAATGCTGAGGATTCTGGATGGTGAAATAAGCATCAAATGATTGGATGGCAATATAAACCTCGAACAATCAGTAACAACTGAGATAACTTTCAGGTGCCGAAAAGTTCCAGTAACTGTCAGTTAAATTCAACACATCTCAAAGACATCTGAGCTCCACAAGCTGCCCTGTTCATAGGAAAATGGATAATCATCATGTTCCACTTGCAATGCCCTGCTGCAATCAGTCTGTAGAGAATTATGAGATCTGGAAAGCCTGCAGTGAAAGCTGTCACTAACTGGGCACGCAAAGTcttccaaatatattttattgctcaGACTATTAACACTGAGCAGTGcttgacaaaaataaaagcacatgaAAGGATGCTCATCCACATCAGAGTGGCATTTACAGCAACCATACATATGCTTTTAAGTCTACCTTTTTTGCTACACTATATTGACTCTGATTATGAAAACTGAAACTGCTGTTCTTCCCTAGCAACACAGGTCCTGATGAACCTCTGGAGGGGAGATGCATGATGATTTTCATTATAAAGTTTATGACAGGGTGAATACAGGGACATTTTTCCCTATAAGCAATCTATTTCATTGGCAAGACAGTTGCCAGACACACTCCTCAAGAATCCCAGGCTTTAAATTTAGACTACATACTCCAAGACCACCATGGAAAGATTTAATTGCCTCTCAAAGCAACATAGGCCAATAGAAGGGAACACATCAAAGAATGCCAGTAATGTGGATGTTATGGAAACACACATTTCTACTGCTATTATCAGATGCTGCCTTTATTTGATACTTGcaacagcaataaataaaaagtgcaAGTTTTACCAGCAGGTCAGAAAGCAAGAAGTATAGGGATACTATTCGCTCATTTAAAGTAGTCTGTTACAAGAGCAACTTCCAGAGCACAATCGGATGCCATACGACTgaaagaagctttaaaaaagattatttaaaaaataattatagtaGTGCTGTGTGCTCTTGTGAACAAATAGAACTTGCCttgtaaattcattttaattactttttgatTAGAGATCAGAGAACTACCGAGTAACTACGGGCAAAAGGATGGATGGTCCTTATTTGTTCTGGAATTTTAAATACATGGTGACTTTCACCAAGGAAAGCTTAGTGTATgtggcaagaaagaaaaaagaggctATCTTGTTTTAGTAGGCAAAGGCAAGTTACGATTGTTAAGATGAGTTAGACATAGATGCAGAATACTTCATATTTCCATAGCAACTGAATCTAAACTATGTCTTGTTCTCACAGGAAACAATAGTTCCAGCCTCAGATGAATTACCTATGAAGAACAAAACAGTGACTGATTTTATTCCATATTCCTTTCTACTCTGAATTTGTTGCCCGAGAACTGTAATGCTGATACTTAGGTGCTTTAGCCTATCCCCACTTTGATATTGATGTGTTTTAGCCTATCCTCATAGGATATATTGACATATATCTGCTTGTGACCACCAAAGCAAGTTTCTGCTTCCCCTCACTTCCTTTTCCTGTGGACCAAGTCTGGCCTTTCCACAGGTATGCAGATGGTGTACCTCAAAGTGCAAGGCTTCATATAAACAGTTATTCCCAACTAGATATATAATCTTAGCATACAAGAAACAATAAGGAGCGAAGTCTCAAGTCTTCTTATGAAGACCACCAGAGCTGTAGAGGCCTTGTTTCCCTGGTGTCAACAGCTTCACATATCACAAGTGCTTTAGGGAGAATATCCAAGAACGGGATTCCATAGTTGACATCATTGGGATGGGATTTGTCTGGGTCCTCAGCAGATGCCATGCCAATTTAAACATTGTTAATTTATTATGAGCAGCAGCAATCCAAGTAGATATATTATTcataagaaaaatcaaaggcCCAAGGAAGAGGATCGCTCATGATTACTTGTTTCAGGTCTCTTTGCAGAGATGATTGCATCATGAGAGAACTGTGCCAGCCAAGACACTGTACAAACTAGCAGAGAGCCGGACTACAGAGTGACCAGACTTACGCTTAAAGACAGACACTGCAACTCAagtaattatttcatatttagaTGATGAGATAGACTTGGCAGACCATTTATAATGTCACATCTATGCTCAGCTGACAGGGGATTTTCATAAGGTCAGATAGGCTGAAAGCAAGTCTTTGTGTCTTCGCATACACTCAGGTGCTACTCAAAACACAACACACATTAAGACTTTTCCAACTTGGCCACTGCACTAATACTACAAAACTACAATATTAACAGCCATCTAGCCTCAGCCACACCCTAGGCTTAAAGAAAAGTCAGTGCCCAGTAACCTACACTGGAGTCACAATATGTAACCTATTAAATGTAGGTCATTGCAAAGAATTAATTGAAGGCCAGATGATCACTGAAACCAGCAGcaatggaaaggagaaaaagacagggaacaaggaagaaggggaagagtCAGAAAGGAAAGTTAAGCTCTTCTAGGCAGAAAGAATGACTAAAGGAGGCATGTGTGTAATTGCAGTGATAGCCTGATAAATACAAAACTTCTACAGACAGAGTAATTCAAACCTTGCCTTAAGCCTAATTGTGTTGCTTCAACTTAATGTATAAATTGACACAAGTTAAGCAGCTGTAGACCCGAGTAATTTGGTCAAACTTGATACCACCACATCAATTTAACTAAAGCAATATGAACAGCAGGCTTAGAATCATGTCAAGTTAAATTTGGCCTAGCAGCAATTACTACCTACCACATTCCATaaccagcatttaaaaaaaaaaacatgccacTTACTGACAACAGATTAAAATGCTCTCTGGAGCAAAGACTAAAGCTTGGAGcctccttctccagacacaTGACCAACTTCAGAGTCACACTTAAGTGATGGAATGCTACGTAAGTAAAATTAAGCAAGCTGGTGTCTTACTACCAGCCTCACATGGCATAGGTTGTCTTATACACAGGTGGATGCTCTTATTGCTATACTATCTGTATTACAGGAGCAGAAGCTGCCACCTGCAGTGGAGCAATGCCTACTTTGACTTTGATGAGACCCAGTTCCTAGAGGTTTCAAGAGTGTGGATCCCAAGCAAAATCAGTTATTTACACTCTGATCCTCTCAATTGGAGGACAAATGCTTATGTCCTTACCTTTCACACATGCTAGCTTAGGTAGTTCTCCAGCTCACACTGATTACCATGATAAGGCACtgactgtttcttttaaacaagTAGCAAGTGTAGTTATTTAATTAACAGATAACAATCTTGCTTCCAGGACTAAGTGTTACAATGCTCAATATCATAATATCATTGTGTTTCCATTTGTGAATCTAGCTATAGATACTAGGCCATGAATTAAGAGTGTCAAATAATACCATAAGACGAGCACTTCAGATAAGTAATCCCCGGTAAACATTTACAGCCAATTCATTGTTGAAATTAATACAAACCCATCTAGtataaaccaaaccaaagccaAAGGCCAAAGGCCATTTCGAAGCTTGCAAGAAGTCTGCCAAACAAGGCAGGGCATTTGTTccataaaaaacaaattaagtaCAAGCAGATATTTGTAATACAGGTGCCACCTTAAAATGGATCAATATAGCTGAAGTACAGAGTTTAATCTTATTTGGAACACTAGAAGTATGATGATTACATAATCATGTTAATACCCATTAAGTACGAAGCAGATATCAGTAATACCATTCAGCTTTCAAATACTTGACAAGCTAGGTTTTTAAAAAGGTATAGAATGGACTTTCATGAGTtaagataaaaacaaacactgatCTTGGGTTTCAAAGTAGTTTATTTATAGTTAAAAGTTAACATCTGAACAGAAATCTGCAAGCATGCAGGGATGATCTTTCAGTGATGTTTCTGTTTAAACTGAAGTCCACAGTAGCCACATGTTCCGGTCTTCGTATCTTTGTCCTGCAAAAATACAACAGCTGCTAGTTTCGCTTCATAAAACTTTAAGAAACTACAAATTTTGTTATTTACATATGCCATCTTAAAATGGATCAATATAGCTGAATAGAGTATGGAGTTTAAACTTATTGGAACACTAGAAGTATGATCATTTCATAATTATGTTAATAAAGAATAGGAGTTGGCATTTTCAAGTTAGATCTAAACAGGAATTTTCGCCAGTACTGTAAGCTAACAGACTTAGttgcagaaaagaggaaatttcaGTAGgatttgtgaagaaattctgaaagaaaacgcttggagaaaagcagcagttacTACTGTATagaattttattattctctCCAAAagatacatatatttttctttaaatttagaAGTGTGCCTGACTGCAAGTTGGTACTGTAGCCCTTctcaacacaacaaaaaaaaaaaccaaaccccaaaaaccaGCTAAACAGTCAAGGCCCTTCTGTTATTTTGCAACATAACTATTAGCAGTCATGAAACAAAGTAAACTCATGGTTCCCCTTCCTTAACACCTGATTATAAGTGCAAAATCCAGATGACTCTCCATTCTTGAAAGCCTGATTTCAAATGTCAGGGGGAACAAGCTGATCTAATAACCATTCACTCTGCAGACATTAGCTTTCAAGAACTAAACCACAGACATCTTGCAATTTGATTGGTAACACAAAAAGATCTCAAAATTCACAAAAACTAAAGCATTCTTCAAGAGCAGCGTGCTGCAGGTCAAACAAATTAACATAAATGCAACAGATCAGCTGTGTGCTACAGAAGTTAACTTAAGACTGAAGAACACAAGCTTCCTAAGTTTTATTAGAACCTCCAAGCATTTGACTTGTAagtgcttgctttctttaaaaagtaaatgcttGTGATTATAGTTAGGAGTCACAACCACACTGACACTACAGGACATCAGCTTTCCTTCACCATTGTTTGGGGAATTAAGCAAGTGTCAAAACTTAGCCAAGCAAACAAAGGTTTTAAGGTATCTGCATTCCAGGGCTGCCTTAGAATGGCACCTAAGCAACAGGTCATCACTGATTCCACTGAGGTCATACAACAGTGGCCTCAATATTATTACTCCCTAGAATAAGAATACACTGGCAAATATCACTACTGTCAATGGGAGGAGAATGAGACACTTAATCTTCCCTGTTCTCTGACCTGATTGAAGCATTCAATCTTCAGAACTACCAAGATCCCCAAAGACTGAAAGAGCGTGTTGTTTagcttttttccacttttccccCTTGAACTTACAAGATTCAAAATAAACTGCATGTTCCCAAGTATACTGTAAATTTATCTTCAGTATACACAGTGGCATTTACATAGACTAAGTGTCTCAAAACACAGCAAGCATGTTAGCTTTTGCTCTCAAGGCACTGTTAGTTTGTATTACTTCggttaatttctttttttaaaaaaacacatgtCCtatcaaagaaatcaaaatctcaaaaagaaatttctgtaaCCTCAAAATGAAATCCTCTAACTCTTCCAATTagaaatctgaattttataTTAGGCACCAAAGCAAATTTACAAGCAAAACATGCTCTACGCAGAACAAAGTTATTACCAAGTTTATGTATACTTTAGGATGTCCTAAagctccaccaccaccatcgCATGAAATCACTCTGCTTTCAACTTCACTCACAGGCTGCTCTGCTATCAAATCAATTGCAAAATTCTTGTTCACCtgtaagagaaaaaggaagcttTCAGATACCTGCTCTACTCAGACAAAAAGCAATTGGTATTCACCACCTCCCCAAACAGTCCACTTCAACCATCTTGAGAAGTTCCTGCACAGGTTTCCTCCCACTTCCTCTTAGGCTGTGCTATAAGGCAGATCAGTGAACTACACATGTTAAACTCTGCAAAAGTCATCCCTTTCCTCTGATACACAGGCCACATCGGTTCTCATGTTTACAATGTGACCTAAGCAGATTCAGCAGAGAGGTGAGCAGGAACAAGCAGCCAAGAACAGAAGATATTTAACTGACACTGCCTCTGTATCATGCTTTAGTGACTAcatgataaaactgcaaaagacTCCCTCCTGATAAACTCAAAAATAATGATGGGACAAGTAAGGTCAGGAGTGAGATAAAACAACTGCTGGTAATTTAGAATCTCTCACCATGCACCTTATTCCATCACTGCACAGGAATCTCAGGAAAACATGAACGTGGTGCCTAAGAACAGTCAGAAAGGGGCATTGTTCAgcattatgaaaaagaaaaacctctaaATGTCACTATGCCACTTTGTAAATCCATTTTAAACACACTTCCAGAATACGTACTTCACTGACAAGTAGGGTTTTTTCCTAGAGCACATCTAGATGGCCTGGGAAACGTATCTACCTCTGGACAGACCTGTGACACGGCGACTTGTGTCTCAGCAGGACCCACAGCACCTAGCCACAGCACTTTCCTCCCTCATCCATACCAGCCCCTTCCAAGCTAGTCTGTACCAGCAGACAATCAACTCTACCCCTCAGGCAAACGTCATCCATGAGGGGCCATTTTTTCCAAGGGCAAAGTAATACATGCAAGAACACAAAACAATACACACACCCAAAGAAGGCACTATCTGCTTCTCTGTATATAAGGCTCATAAACATGATGGTATTTGAATGAAAATGGGATTCTTGAGAAAAAGATAGCTAAGTGTCTATTATAAATTAATCCCTAAGAACTACAACGGTATTTTTATATACTTCTAGTACACAACTTAGGatctgggctgcattaaaagaagtgtgaccagcaggtcaagggaggtgattctgctcctctgctcttgtgagatctcacctggagtactgcattcagttctggagtcctcacaacaagaaagacatagatgtgttagagcaagtccagaggagggccacaacAATATCGTGTattgggacaggctgagacagttgagtttgttcagcctagagaagaaaaggctgcaggaagacacagccaccttccagtacttaaaagagacctgcaggaaaaatgaggaggggctcttgatcagggagtgcagtgataggatgagcgattaatggttttaagctaaaaggtggtagatttagattaggaagagtttttttactgtgaaagtggtgaggcactgcaaaCCAGTTGCCCAGACAAGtcatgaatgccccatccctggagatgttcagggcCAGTTTGGACGAGggtttgagcagcctgatctagtggaaggtgtccctgcccaaggcagggtggctgaaactagatgatctttaaggtcccttccagcccaaactattctatgattctatgatctttcaCTAAGCCTCCAATTAAGTGTCCccaaaatttgcatttttggTACAGCAGTGTAAAAGTCAGTTTTTTCAACAATGTAAATCTCTTTACCTAAAGATGATGACAGATAAATAAAGTTAACAAAGAGTTAACTTTCAATATTAAAGCAGATTTGCAACATCAAGAACCTTACTGCCTGAGGCATGTGTCCACAAGTCACATGCAATCTTTGCCAACCTGCAAGGAtatttactgctgcttttaatAACACTCAAAATTATGTATTCTTCATTTCAAGCTAAAGAAGGAGGGAGATAATAACAAGATGCACCTCTGCTTCAAGATGAGAAGCAAAACCCTGCTCTTCCTAAAATTTCTTGACCACAAAGGTACTTGTGCGGAGGGGCAGAAGCAAGAACCTCTCGTTCACTGTACAGCTATGACTTGCTGTGGTTCAGACAAGAGAGTCTAGGAATTTGCAGGGAAAACATGCTAGAAAAAAGGGAGACTGACAAAaactgagagggaaaaaaaaaaaagaagtgttttcagtAACAACATGTTCCTTCAATTAAAGCACAGCGGTAGTTAGCGGGAAGGTGACATTTCCCTTAGCACATCCAAATGCTCCTTGCCCAATGCATAATTCAATGAGCAATATATTTCCTGGCCATAGTGCCAGTTTGACAATCCCATTGCTTCTTCTTTCCTGCACCAGTCTGCGAGGCCAAGAGATAAAACCAAACTTGGAACTGATCCAGGTCCAAAGATCcagagggaaggcaggaggtgATCTTTAAAACAGACTAGCTCTGAGGTCAGTCTCCCTTGTGGCTTCAGGTGCTGCATTGGCCCAACACAAAGAGCAGAGCCAAAGCAGGAAGAGCAGTGTTGAAATAGGTTCTGCGATACCTTAGGGACTGCACAAGGGCAGGACAATCCCAGCTAGACTGCAGCAGATGCAGTTTAACAGCTGC is part of the Cuculus canorus isolate bCucCan1 chromosome 2, bCucCan1.pri, whole genome shotgun sequence genome and harbors:
- the NDUFS6 gene encoding NADH dehydrogenase [ubiquinone] iron-sulfur protein 6, mitochondrial is translated as MAAPGATFRLLVPLGRSLSSRPVAAARAYGVRASGTGELVTHTGQVYDEKDYRRVRFVGRQKEVNKNFAIDLIAEQPVSEVESRVISCDGGGGALGHPKVYINLDKDTKTGTCGYCGLQFKQKHH